One genomic window of Macrobrachium rosenbergii isolate ZJJX-2024 chromosome 51, ASM4041242v1, whole genome shotgun sequence includes the following:
- the Set2 gene encoding histone-lysine N-methyltransferase SETD2 isoform X3, translating to MKDDVAQNIKSDRTDLQYLVGSSGENEEECANSHLKVKDKEDPAQKGLLGFPAENESKVACSQKIEQHSSKDEGNQEMSLEPNPKPGKVDFSEAETSTPRGQLDLAGAKVYTPQRRHTRSVSSENEASGCRAQSSSSIVESVFSSQLSGISSLGNEPEVGTSSLENKTSSPMRRRGRSAKLTSKENVKTVHEEKLPVETSNIPENTRTKVNTSGASLIPSIQDPPLEVKARKENDNVEITPPSQSSQETEKEKVRTSGEAQGDLNEKAKEGLVSKGKRNRTEQSSDTETEESGQNIEGLPVHKKKRDMPGSTLDSGQEGDLKRKRQDEQDEEQVQRKRRRSDDSLFNASAKKETPSDANQGIENLPGLECQDTDVFREQEGSIKPVTVLTGESFSASDALKTVKEKKISGESKSGSERNVKRGQNESLSVEKLMPDVQERRQSSVGSILSLLKRPDVTKKLESMSSSKNYKADSKFSESKRQDDRKWRRDDHDSSVRDKMKDEKEWKASEEKLEAKYDDDLCSQEHHTSSHEDDSRNVEEEKHSSTVECGDASKKDDDDLGGNITWDSIKDMTPLIPSSFATKKKKTSKSTLETNTPKLPVGDSHGKVTDDESNLVEERRNSSIGNILSFLKRGNQSGAPPKQDDVKSKEDDRISPETTEGKIFNFVESTRKSSHTRDESYSSFGKQESNPSQSKTLPKPKTRERRVSRWSAREDTMETSGSHWENAQSYQSSSSLTLQSSSGRSIKWTEQQNVGVPSYSKWEDLPSEHHPVVAGRKESDRGAHVSEDIAASKPYNTWNEQSSSWKNWSHNQNQGEFESSDKIYGSERLEDKFRESDKDTKDSTSDDENLDFGNREGISEFIESYADELDQSGEDALSSNSQPHIYHSEMQASSENHESSWSSKDERSLSPTRETYRMPSDKELNSPPRERIWSPRSSEIVLSPKSRELMSSLMNMEVKLTPQMQELVSSQNETDSVLSQDLHHYPGKHDVISIPLPSESELPTGRKERTGGSGYGKSEFPPKCSETNQQIISVVRGISPQEETRSSSLESTWRNPPSRHDRPSVGRYDVKSEHMKDFESVKDEEDGDERFEVRSSRIEEIHDDKENLEPKLEERDFSEDEKLEYQRKIQRDIEAKEERNKIVVEQRMKLFGHIQENLYLSDRKKSKRSKEVRRMVCDCSLTKEEIARGEVGCGEDCLNRLLMIECGSRCPLRERCTNKRFQNYEYADVEVFNAGDKGCGIRACKPIPAGTFIMEYVGEVFDSREFKRRRKEYSRNHSAHFYFMALKGDLFIDATRKGNISRFINHSCDPNAQTQKWTVNGELRVGFFAQKMIEVGEEINFDYRLERYGREPQKCYCGTAICRGWLGESPDEKTKEEKEEEKRQERDRRKREEKRSYVEDVDLEDEIEKLNAKKLRTRQDILNLCRLMVRADNSNSRVMLLRLVQCSTSACKRLFMDYHGLSLLWSWMADLGYAYEHASIKIEILKTLECLPITNKTQLTDSRVLGVVERWSTQSVEVPISGSPPPPPPPRPVGCVLMNVDSDSGKKLSDTSEDSDGEMDTKPVSAAIDSSSVDDISMDSVDVEQEALKGKPSLEGCLAEDDSSDSNLSDEKKSAVEPGEGDTAAAATPQDEVVSRELLILHGSMVELANKLLEQWKDLKEYFRIPKKERIELMKEHEREVEEEIRGLDKDRKEKDNFSSPSRYRRDFDRRRRSPDREKEKDRYSRRSSRGDRDAREDRSSDSPKMSKEQRRQLFEIQVQQEEEAKQRKMQEEMWAMHVDRCRLLGQDPYLTPIFDPTCQYYWDPNTASWQPYNGTEPNIPVPAAYGFRPSESGDGSPMIVGMPPGHVIASQTIAGHVAPDSEAATPNYDDPRIDPATIPLPGEVRQTSPTQPLPCQAVPVEGTPPQGARVLTFPVPAETSVAVTPATTMPVNLGTSALAVPFVVGEEPPPPPPGPITIQLPPRWKMARDSEGHVYFYHVKSRTSQWEPPTLEQHQQLEAEMGSDSDSNDSSSSDSDSTSTTDPVLEMDKEAARRERREAKERAQKELRQERQEDRLHDPGPDVLDPNEEIEPLSEKIQRLERTEAAMEKERHEYREKSKIREKIKSKERAATAIADNSDSARKCKENFRAKMATYIVSVLNPYRKDDCKIGRITCNEDFKYLARKLTHFVMIKELKQLHSVEDLECNDSVKYKTKDFVRKYMSKYGHEFREIQQIQRSINKM from the exons ATGAAGGATGATGTAGCTCAGAACATAAAATCAGATAGGACAGACTTGCAGTATTTAGTTGGATCTTCTGGAGAAAATGAGGAGGAATGTGCAAATTCTCACTTGAAGGTGAAAGATAAGGAAGATCCAGCACAAAAAGGGCTTTTGGGTTTCCCAGCAGAAAATGAATCAAAAGTGGCATGCTCTCAGAAAATAGAGCAGCACAGTTCTAAAGATGAGGGCAATCAAGAAATGTCTTTGGAGCCAAATCCAAAACCAGGGAAAGTTGATTTTTCAGAAGCTGAAACTTCCACTCCTCGCGGGCAATTGGACTTGGCTGGTGCAAAAGTTTATACCCCTCAGCGTCGTCATACACGTTCAGTCTCTTCAGAGAATGAAGCTTCAGGTTGCAGGGCCCAGTCCAGTTCTTCAATTGTTGAATCTGTGTTTTCATCACAGCTTAGTGGAATTTCTTCATTAGGCAATGAACCGGAAGTGGGTACCAGCAGTTTGGAGAATAAGACTTCCTCTCCTATGAGGCGAAGAGGTAGGAGTGCCAAACTGACTTCcaaggaaaatgttaaaactgTTCATGAAGAGAAGTTACCAGTAGAAACATCAAATATTCCAGAAAACACCAGAACTAAGGTGAACACATCTGGTGCTTCCCTCATACCCTCAATTCAAGATCCTCCTTTGGAGGTAAAAGcacgaaaagaaaatgataatgtgGAAATTACTCCCCCTTCTCAAAGTtcacaagaaacagaaaaagaaaaagtaaggacCAGTGGAGAGGCACAAGGTGACTTAAATGAAAAAGCCAAAGAAGGTTTagtttcaaaaggaaaaagaaatagaactgAGCAGAGCAGTGACACTGAAACTGAGGAAAGTGGACAGAATATAGAGGGATTACCAGTGCATAAAAAGAAGCGAGATATGCCTGGAAGTACTTTAGATTCAGGCCAGGAAGGGGACCTAAAACGCAAACGTCAGGATGAACAAGATGAAGAACAGGTGCAAAGGAAAAGACGGAGAAGTGATGATAGTTTATTCAACGCCTCAGCAAAGAAAGAAACACCCAGTGATGCTAATCAGGGAATAGAAAACCTACCTGGTTTGGAGTGTCAGGATACAGATGTGTTTAGAGAACAGGAAGGGTCCATAAAGCCAGTTACGGTGTTAACGGGAGAAAGTTTTAGTGCATCGGATGCATTGAAAACtgtgaaggagaaaaaaatatcaggtGAAAGTAAGTCAGGCTCagaaagaaatgtcaaaagaggtCAGAATGAGTCACTTAGTGTAGAGAAACTGATGCCTGATGTTCAAGAAAGAAGGCAGAGCTCTGTGGGTAGTATTCTAAGTCTTTTGAAACGTCCAGATGTTACCAAGAAACTAGAAAGTATGAGTAGTAGCAAAAATTATAAGGCTGATTCAAAGTTTTCGGAAAGTAAGCGGCAGGATGATAGAAAGTGGAGGAGGGACGACCATGACTCTTCTGtaagagataaaatgaaagatgaaaaggagTGGAAAGCATCAGAAGAAAAATTAGAAGCTAAGTATGATGACGACCTATGCAGTCAAGAACATCACACCAGTAGTCACGAAGATGACTCGAGAAATGTTGAAGAGGAAAAACATTCTTCAACTGTTGAATGTGGAGATGCGtcaaaaaaagatgatgatgatctgGGTGGAAATATAACATGGGACAGTATAAAAGACATGACTCCCCTTATTCCAAGTAGTTTTGCAACCAAGAAAAAGAAGACATCCAAGAGCACCTTGGAAACAAACACTCCTAAACTACCTGTAGGTGATTCACATGGTAAGGTAACAGATGATGAAAGCAACTTAGTTGAGGAAAGAAGAAATAGTTCAATAGGAAACATCTTGAGTTTTTTGAAACGGGGCAATCAGTCAGGTGCGCCACCTAAGCAGGATGATGTGAAGAGCAAGGAAGACGACAGAATTTCTCCAGAAACCACTGAGGGTAAAATATTCAACTTTGTTGAATCTACAAGAAAATCTTCTCACACAAGAGATGAAAGTTACAGTTCATTTGGTAAGCAAGAAAGTAATCCATCCCAAAGTAAGACTCTGCCTAAACCTAAAACTAGAGAGAGAAGAGTATCTAGGTGGTCTGCTAGGGAAGACACTATGGAAACATCTGGGAGTCATTGGGAAAATGCACAAAGCTACCAGAGTAGCTCTTCTTTAACTTTGCAAAGTAGCAGTGGGAGAAGTATTAAATGGACAGAGCAACAAAATGTTGGAGTTCCTTCTTACAGTAAGTGGGAGGATTTACCTTCAGAGCATCATCCTGTAGTAGCTGGTAGGAAAGAAAGTGACAGAGGAGCTCATGTATCAGAGGACATCGCTGCCAGTAAGCCTTACAATACTTGGAATGAACAGAGCTCATCCTGGAAAAATTGGAGCCATAACCAAAATCAAGGGGAGTTTGAATCTTCAGACAAGATATATGGGTCTGAAAGGCTAGAAGACAAATTTAGAGAGTCTGATAAAGATACTAAGGATAGTACCTCAGATGATGAAAACCTTGACTTTGGGAATAGGGAGGGAATTTCAGAGTTCATTGAGTCCTATGCAGATGAGTTGGATCAGTCAGGGGAGGATGCATTGTCCAGTAATAGTCAACCACATATTTATCATAGTGAAATGCAAGCATCATCTGAAAACCATGAGTCGTCTTGGTCTTCAAAGGATGAAAGGTCATTGTCTCCCACAAGAGAAACATACAGAATGCCAAGTGACAAGGAATTGAATTCTCCACCTCGAGAGAGAATTTGGTCTCCACGTAGCAGTGAAATTGTTCTGTCTCCAAAGAGTCGAGAGCTAATGTCATCGCTAATGAACATGGAGGTTAAATTAACACCTCAGATGCAAGAACTTGTGTCATCACAGAATGAAACTGATTCCGTCCTTTCACAAGATTTGCACCATTACCCTGGTAAACATGATGTTATCAGCATTCCTTTACCAAGTGAATCTGAACTTCCAactggaagaaaagagagaactGGTGGTAGTGGGTATGGTAAATCAGAATTTCCTCCTAAATGTTCCGAAACTAATCAGCAAATTATAAGTGTTGTAAGAGGTATAAGTCCCCAAGAAGAAACTAGAAGTAGTTCTCTTGAAAGTACCTGGAGAAATCCACCTAGCAGGCATGATCGACCTTCTGTAGGAAGGTATGATGTTAAAAGTGAACATATGAAAGattttgaatctgttaaggaTGAGGAAGACGGAGATGAACGCTTTGAAGTCAGAAGTAGCAGGATAGAAGAAATTCATGATGACAAAGAAAATCTTGAACCAAAACTAGAAGAAAGagatttttcagaagatgaaaaactCGAGTATCAAAGGAAAATTCAGAGAGATATagaagcaaaagaggagagaaacaAAATTGTCGTCGAACAACGAATGAAACTGTTTGGTCACATCCAAGAAAATTTATACCTTAGTGATAGAAAGAAGTCAAAAAGAAGTAAGGAAGTAAGAAGAATGGTGTGTGATTGCTCTCTCACGAAAGAGGAAATTGCTCGTGGTGAAGTTGGCTGTGGTGAAGATTGTCTCAACCGACTGCTTATGATAGAATG tGGTTCACGGTGTCCACTTCGAGAGAGATGTACAAACAAGAGATTCCAAAATTATGAGTATGCAGATGTAGAAGTCTTCAATGCAGGAGATAAAGGATGTGGGATTCGAGCTTGCAAACCAATACCTGC AGGAACTTTTATCATGGAGTACGTTGGCGAGGTCTTTGATTCCCGTGAGTTTAAGAGACGAAGAAAAGAGTATTCCCGTAATCACAGtgcccatttttatttcatggcacTTAAGGGTGATCTCTTTATTGATGCAACCAGGAAGGGAAATATATCAAGATTCATTAATCACTCGTGTGATCCTAATGCTCAGACCCAAAAG TGGACAGTCAATGGTGAGCTCAGAGTTGGCTTCTTTGCTCAGAAGATGATTGAAGTTGGTGAAGAAATCAATTTTGATTATCGATTAGAACGTTACGG CCGTGAACCACAAAAATGTTACTGTGGAACTGCAATATGCCGTGGTTGGCTGGGTGAATCCcctgatgaaaaaacaaaagaagaaaaagaagaggagaaaagacaagaaagagacagaaggaaACGAGAGGAGAAACGGTCTTATGTTGAAGATGTTGat CTTGAAGATGAGATAGAGAAACTCAATGCCAAAAAGTTGAGAACACGACAGGATATCCTCAATTTGTGTCGACTTATGGTTAGAGCAGACAATTCCAATTCAAGAGTAATGCTCCTTCGTCTTGTCCAGTGCAGCACCTCAGCTTGCAAAAGGCTCTTTATGGACTATCATGGACTTTCTCTTCTTTGGTCCTGGATGGCTGATTTAGGCTATGCCTATGAACATGCTTCCATCAAGATTGAG ATACTGAAGACTCTTGAGTGTTTGCCAATCACCAATAAGACGCAGTTGACTGACAGTCGTGTACTTGGAGTAGTAGAACGATGGAGCACCCAGTCAGTCGAAGTGCCGATCTCAGGTTCTCccccaccaccaccgccacccaGACCTGTTGGGTGTGTTTTAATGAATGTTGATTCTGATTCTGGGAAGAAATTGAG tgACACGAGTGAGGACTCAGATGGTGAAATGGATACAAAACCTGTTTCAGCTGCAATAGATTCTTCAAGTGTTGACGACATCAGCATGGACTCCGTTGATGTAGAACAGGAAGCGCTGAAGGGTAAACCCAGTTTGGAAGGATGCTTAGCAGAAGATGATAGTAGTGATTCAAACCTCAGTGATGAGAAAAAGAGTGCAGTTGAACCAGGGGAAGGGGATACAGCTGCAGCAGCTACCCCACAGGATGAAGTTGTCTCACGAGAACTCCTCATCCTTCATGGAAGTATGGTGGAGTTAGCCAATAAACTTCTGGAACAGTGGAAGGATTTGAAGGAATACTTCCGTATACCCAAGAAGGAGAGAATTGAATTGATGAAAGAGCACGAGAGGGAAGTCGAGGAAGAAATCAGGGGGCTAGACAAGGATCGAAAAGAGAAGGACAA CTTTTCTTCACCTTCCAGGTATAGGCGAGACTTTGATAGGAGACGTCGGTCTcctgacagagaaaaagaaaaggacagaTATAGTAGGAGATCAAGTAGAGGGGATAGAGATGCAAGAGAAGATAGATCATCTGATTCCCCAAAAATGTCTAAGGAACAGAGGAGACAACTTTTTGAAATTCAG GTGCAGCAGGAAGAGGAGGCCAAACAACGTAAAATGCAGGAGGAAATGTGGGCAATGCATGTAGATCGCTGTCGACTTCTTGGGCAAGACCCTTACCTTACACCTATTTTTGATCCAACATGTCAGTACTATTGGGATCCAAACACTGCATCATGGCAGCCATATAATGGAACAG aGCCAAACATACCAGTACCAGCAGCATATGGGTTTCGTCCAAGTGAGAGTGGAGATGGTTCTCCTATGATTGTTGGGATGCCTCCTGGTCATGTCATTGCATCTCAAACAATAGCTGGCCATGTTGCCCCCGATAGTGAAGCAGCCACACCAAATTATGATGATCCAAGAATAGATCCAGCGACTATTCCTCTTCCTGGGGAAGTTAGACAGACCTCTCCAACCCAGCCTCTTCCTTGTCAAGCAGTACCTGTTGAAGGCACTCCTCCTCAGGGTGCTCGGGTGCTTACCTTCCCAGTGCCTGCAGAAACCAGCGTTGCAGTGACTCCAGCAACGACAATGCCTGTTAACTTAGGTACCAGTGCTCTTGCTGTACCTTTTGTAGTAGGTGAGGAGCCACCGCCACCACCTCCAGGACCAATTACTATACAGCTGCCACCACGTTGGAAAATGGCTAGAGACTCAGAAGGTCATGTCTACTTTTATCATGTGAAGAGTCGAACCAGCCAGTGGGAACCACCTACTCTTGAACAGCACCAGCAGTTGGAGGCAGAAATGGGGTCAGACTCGGACTCAAATGATTCGTCATCTTCAGATTCAGATTCAACCAGTACTACTGAT